A region from the Lolium perenne isolate Kyuss_39 chromosome 4, Kyuss_2.0, whole genome shotgun sequence genome encodes:
- the LOC127292315 gene encoding BTB/POZ and MATH domain-containing protein 1-like: MEASNTVSTCTPEVAQGTHVFDILGYSKHRGMGNDAMSYIRSGIFTVGGHDWAIRFYPDGHSEACQDYISVYLQLLSKNTEVRASCDLRLMDQYTGLSSSVHKTGPRIFSFGAISGFAPQTGKFKRRSEIEESAYLRDDRLTIKCIITVVKKPRVTEARLFPKIDMPPSDMAEHVGRLLEEKGGFDVSFNVRGETFRAHRFVLAMRSPVFKAELYGPMREASKGHRITIEDMQPAVFRALLHFIYTDSLPRKHLEGDDNTEMIRLLLVAADRYAMERLKLVCQSILCEDLNVDNVATTLALADQHSCDKLKDACLEFVEMSDAMDAVVATQGFKDLMVTCPSLVVDALKRRKFRKA; this comes from the coding sequence ATGGAGGCATCTAATACGGTGTCTACGTGCACCCCGGAGGTGGCCCAAGGCACACATGTGTTCGATATCTTGGGCTACAGCAAGCATAGGGGCATGGGCAACGACGCCATGAGCTACATACGTTCCGGGATCTTCACTGTCGGCGGCCACGACTGGGCCATCCGCTTTTACCCTGATGGCCACAGCGAAGCATGCCAAGATTACATCTCAGTTTATCTCCAGCTTTTGAGCAAGAACACTGAAGTCCGGGCGTCCTGCGACCTGAGGCTGATGGACCAGTACACCGGCTTGTCGTCTTCAGTGCATAAAACAGGGCCTAGAATATTCAGTTTTGGGGCTATTAGTGGATTTGCTCCACAGACTGGTAAGTTCAAAAGGCGAAGTGAGATTGAGGAATCTGCATACCTTAGGGATGATCGCCTCACAATCAAATGCATTATCACTGTTGTCAAAAAGCCACGCGTAACTGAAGCCAGATTGTTCCCAAAAATCGACATGCCACCATCCGACATGGCTGAGCACGTCGGCAGGCTGCTGGAAGAAAAGGGTGGGTTTGACGTCAGTTTCAATGTTAGAGGAGAGACTTTCAGGGCGCATCGGTTCGTTCTCGCCATGCGGTCGCCTGTTTTCAAAGCGGAGCTCTACGGGCCGATGAGGGAGGCGAGCAAGGGGCATCGCATAACCATCGAGGACATGCAGCCTGCTGTTTTCAGGGCACTGCTCCATTTCATCTACACCGATTCTCTGCCTCGCAAGCACCTTGAGGGAGATGACAACACTGAAATGATCCGTCTTTTACTAGTGGCTGCCGACAGATATGCCATGGAGAGGCTCAAGCTGGTCTGCCAAAGCATCCTCTGCGAGGATCTCAACGTGGACAATGTGGCAACTACACTGGCCTTAGCTGACCAACATAGCTGTGACAAGCTTAAAGATGCCTGCCTTGAATTTGTTGAGATGTCGGATGCAATGGATGCTGTGGTGGCAACCCAAGGCTTCAAGGATCTGATGGTGACTTGCCCATCCCTCGTAGTCGACGCGTTGAAGAGAAGAAAGTTCCGTAAAGCATGA